In the genome of Ensifer sp. WSM1721, the window CAGCTCGGGCATCGCCTCGAAGTTCATGCCGTAGATCGAGGCGACCAGCGTCGGCGGCAGGAACACGACGGCGGCGACCGAGAAGATCTTGATGATCTGGTTCTGCTCGAGATTGATGAGGCCGAGCGTTGCGTCGAGCAGGAAATTGATCTTGTTCGACAGGAACAGCGCATGATCGCCGAGCGAGGCCGCGTCGCGCTGGATCAGCTTGACCCGCTGCCGGCTCTCCTTGGCCGCTTTGCGAGGAGTGCTTCCTTCGAGAGCGACATGATAGGCGACGAGCCTGCCGATGCTGACGAGGCTTTCGCGGATGACCGTCAACAGGTCGCCCTTCTGGCCGATCTGCTCAATCAGTGATTGCAGGTCACGCGTTTTCTTCGTTGCGCTCGCATTGGACTTGCGGAAGACCTCGCGCGAGATTGCGTCGATATCGCTGCCTGCGCGCTCGAGTGCATCGGCCGTGCGGTCGATCATCGCCTCGAGCAGACCAAGCATCACCAGTTCGCCGGTTTCGCAGACCGCCCCGTTCGGCTTCTGGATCCGGTTTGCGTAGATCTGGAACGGTTTGGGGTCCGCGTGGCGTACCGTGACGAGCGTCGTTCCCTTGAGGATGAAGGTCACGGGCACTTTGACCGGATAGTCGCTGTCGAGCTTGGCGGTCGCCGTCATGGTCATGAACTCGGCGCCATCCTCCTGATAGAGGCGGTCGGAAAGCTCGATCTCCTGCATCTCGTCGCGCGTGGGAATCGCTATGCCGAGGCGGTCTTCGACGAGGCGCACTTCGTCGCTCGAAGGACTGAAGAGGTCGAACCAGATCACCGGTTCCTGGGATGCCAGGCCGTCGAGAAGGTCGACGAGCACAAGGTGGCTGTTCTGGCTTTTGTAGATGCGCAGCATTTTGGGCTCCATGAGGGCCGAGTCATCCGACCGTTGGAGCCCTGATCAATCAGGTCCGGACGGCCGTGAGCGTGAAGGCTCGACTTCGACTGTCGGGGTTCATCTTGAGTTGATCCTTGTTGGTGACACATGCCCGCGAGAGCGGACATGAGATGCGCTTTGCTCCCAAATGCGTGCCTTGTCAACCGCCGGGTCCTGCGGCCTTTTCACCTTCGCGTCAATCGCCGTCGGCGAAGGAAAAACCGGCGCCGAGCCCGATCGCGCCGCCGAAGTCTCGGTTGAGCCGGTCGGTGAGGTCGGCGGTGTTGAGTGCGATGAAGTCGAGCGTGCTGCGCTGTCTTTCGTCGGCGAGCGCCGCGTCGATCGGCCCGTTGATCCGGTCGGCAGCACTGATCAGCGCCTTGAAAAGGAAATTGATCGAACCGGCGATCGAACGGCTGTCGGCCGGAAGTAGGCTTTCCATGCCCGCCGTGTCGAAGAGCTTCTGCAGGGCGCGGAAATTCGCGGAGACGGAGGGCATGGTATTGACCGATCGCCAATAGATCGCGAGCCTCGGATCGCCGCGATCCCGCCTTCCATCGACTGCTCCGGCGTAGAAGGGGCGCAACCGCTGATCCTTCACCATTTCGACGCCATGGACGAGCACGCCCAGCAATTCGGTGGCGGCCTCCTTGTTGTCGCGGAAGAGCGGATTGCCGGGACCCGGCCGCTTCCATGCAGCCTGAATGCCGTCCGGCTTTTCCCATTCGGCAAGCAGCTCGCCGGCGATCGTGTCGAGATTCTCCGATATGGCAAGGCCGTAACGGCAGCGAAAATCGCCCTGCTTGCCGGAGAGTGTCTCCGCCCCGGTGCCGTAGAGCACGTATTCAAGCGCGCCGAGCCCCTGGACCGCGACGCTTTTCGCCTTCAGCGTCTCCGCCTGCGTGGCGCTCTCGTTGCCTTTGGCGAGAATGGCCTGCACCTGTTTAAGGCCGGTGCTCTTGCGGTCCGGATAGAAGAGGAAGCGTTCGAAACGGTTCTGCTCGAGCGTGGGACCGAGGCGAATGATCTCGATCGCAGACCAGCTTTGGACGACGCCGGAGAAGGCCGAACGCGCAGCTTCGAGGCTCGCGGCGGAAGGCGCCTTGCAAAGTGCGGCCGTCGCTTCCGAAAGCGACTTCGTCGTCTCGGCGAGGTTGCGGTAGCCGGGCAGGATGAAACCGTCCACGGCCTTCGCCATCACGCCCGAGACCGCTGTCTCGTCGACGACGCGCGGCGAGAGTGCGCCGCCCTCCTGCGCTGGCGCCGGCGCAGCGACGGCGGCAAACAACAGGAGCCCAAGAGCGAGGCGAAGAGCGAGGCGCATCAAAGGGACTCCAGAAATGTGATCAGGGCTTTGCGGTCGCCCTCTCGCATGGCGGCGAAAGCGTCACGGGCCTTTTCCGCTTCGCCGCCATGCCAAAGGATGGCCTCCGAAAGATCGCGGGCGCGCCCGTCATGGAGCAGGAAGCTGTGGCCGCTGACGGTCCTTGTCAAGCCGATCCCCCAGAGCGGCGGCGTGCGCCATTCGCGCCCGTTGGCGAGGCCGACCTGCTGGCCGTCGGCGAGGCCGGCGCCCATGTCGTGCAGGAGGAAATCGGAATAGGGCCAGATGAGCTGGAACGCCTGCTCCTTGTGCGGCGCGTCGCGCCGGGTCACGAATTTCGGCGTGTGGCAGGCGGCGCAGCCCGCTTCGTAGAAAAGCCGCTTGCCCTTCAAGGTTTCAGGGAAGCTCGCCCGACGCCGGGCGGGTACGGCGAGGTTCGAGGAATAGAATGCCACGAGATCGAGCACCGGGGTGGGCGCTTCGACGGCCCCGAGCCGCGGCTGGACGCCGGTCGGCAGCTTGAGACAGTCTTGCTGCCCGGCCGTGCAATCGCCGTGGCTCAGCTTAAGGTCGGGCGTGGAAATGCCGAGGTCTATGGCAAAGGCGTCGGCGCTCTGTTGGCGGACGGTCGGGTTCTGCGCCTTCCAGCCGAAGCGGCCGAGCGTAACGCGGCCCGTCTTGCCGTCGCGCACCAGTGCCGGCCGGCCGCTGATGCCGTCACCATCGCGATCGTCCGGATCGGCGCGGGCCAGGATGTCGGCCTCATGGATGGCCTCGATCAGGCCCATGCCGATCATCGGTGAGGCGACCCGCGGCGACAGTGTCGTCGTCGGGTCCATCGCGCCGTAACCGAGGTCGCCGACAGAATAATGCGGTTTCCTGAGCGAGATCGTCTCGCCGCCGGCGAGCGTCACCGGCTCTTCCGTATAGGCGATCCTGACGCGGCCTTCGGCGGCAAGCCCCGGCACGGCGCTGTCCTGAAGCTGCGCGCCATAAACCGGATCGGGAAAATTGAGTGCCTCGTATGAGGCGATCATCCGGCGCTCGGCATCGTCCCGCGGGGCGCGGGCAAGGCGGTAGAACATCGAGGTCGCGTCCGTGGCGCCTTCCGGCGGCCGGCCCCGCCCGTCGCGTGGATGACAGCTCTCGCAAGCCCGCGCATTGTAGAGCGGCCCCAGCCCGTCGGAGGCTTGCGTCGATGAGGGGGAGGAAACCCAGAGCTTCTCGAAGAGCGCCTTGCCGAGCTTGAAGTTCTGCTCGTCCTCGAAGGGAAGATTGGCGGAAAACTGGGAAAAGACCTGCCGATCGATCGGCGCGAGCGTCGTGGTAGCACCGCCGGGAAGCGCCTCGAACTGTTCGGCTTTGGAGAAGCCGGTGGTTGGGCGCGTCACTTTTAAGACGCGCTCGAGGTCCTGTTCGGAAAGGTCGTCACGTTCACACCCCCCTCTGCCCTGCCTCGCATCTCCCCCACAAGCGGAGAGATCGGCAAGCGGCGATGTCCCGCTTGACCATTCGCGCTGCGCGCGCGCCGCTGAATTCGGCGCCTTCGGCACCTGCGAGCTCACTATCGGGCAGGGCTCAGCTTCTGGCCAATCTCCCCCCTTGTGGGGGCGATGCCCGGCAGGGCAGAGGGGGATATCAACACCCGCTTTACGGATTTTCGCCGTTGCAAGCTGATCGGCCTCCGCTCTGGCCGCGGGGCCGGCATCCTTGCCTATCGCCACGACCGTGGAGGCGAGGCCGATAAGCGCGGCGAGCGGCAGCGCGAGGAGGCGGGCGGTCACGTTCATCGGACGGGTCGGGCCGCAATCTTCAAGGTGCGGCCCGCCTTTTCAACTTATTGGAAGACGGCGCCAGGATTATCCAGGCTGTCCGAACCTTCAAGCTCGATCGTACCGAGATCGAGCGCCGCGATGACACGCTCGACGGTTTTCGCCTGGGCGATCAGCCCGTCGATCGCGGCCTGGACGGTGGCGTTGCCTTCGGCATTGCCTTCGCCGATCATCTGGTCATAGGCCTCGACGGTCTCCGCGCGCTTGGCCATCGCCTGCATCTTCTCGACCGTGGCCGCGAGATTGTCCTTCATCTCCTTGTCGAGCGCTGCGTCCTTGGCGGCGACGAGCTCGGACAGCGAGGCGCCGGTGAGCTTGCTGCCGTCGACGCGGGTATATTCGCCCGTATAGGCCGATTGGATGCCGATCGCGTCGTGCAGATGCGAGTTGTGGGTATCGTCCGAGAAGCAATCGTGCTCCTCTTCCGGGTCGTGCAGCAGCAGGCCGAGCTTCATGCGCTCGCCGGCAAGCTCTCCGTAAGAGAGCGAGCCCATGCCGGTCAGAATCGCCGCAAGCCCGGCCTTGTGGTCTGCCTCGACCGCCTTGGTCGCCGCACCGTCGGGCGCCCAGTTCGCGGCCATCTCCTTGAGGTCGGAGACGAGCAGGCTGGAAGCGGCCTTGAGATAGGCCACGCGGCGATCGCAATTGCCGTTGGTGCAGGCCTTGGTGTCGAAATCGGTATAGGGCCGGTTGCCTGCGCCTGCGCCGGTGCCGTTCAGGTCCTGGCCCCAGAGCAGGAATTCGATCGCGTGATAGCCGGTCGCGACATTCGCCTCGATGCCCGCCGCCTCCTGCAGCGTGCCGGAGAGGAACTCGGGCGTGATGTTCGTCGCGTCGACGTCCTTGCCGTCGATCTTGATCGTCTTGTTGGCGATCACATTGGCCACGAAGAGGGCGTTTTCGTCGCTCTCGGTACCATAGCTCGGATCGACATAGTCGATCAGGCCTTCGTCGAGCGGCCAGGCATTCACCTTGCCTTCCCACTCGTCGACGATCGTATTGCCGAAGCGGTAGACCTCGGTCTCCTGATAGGGGTTGCGCGCCTTGAGCCAGGCTTCACGAGCGGCCTTCAGCGTCGCTTCGCTTGGGGTCGCGATCAGTGCGTCAACGGCCTTGTCGAGCGCTTCAGCCGTCGTCAGCGCGTCCTCATACTTGGCGTGCGCGATCGCCGCATAGTGTTTGACGACCGCGGCGGCGTCGGTCGCCGCATGCGCCGGCTGCAAGGCCAGCGCCGACGTCGCCGTCATCAGTGCCAGCGCGGCGCCGCGGATGAAATTCTTGCTCATGACCCTCTCCTTTTGCTTGTCGGTCGAGCGCACGGCTCAGGCCCGGGAAAGCGCAGAAGTCATGGACCAAAAGCAAACTGGTGTCAAAGTGTATAGTTTAGAACGCTTTCAATCTGCAATTCCCGCTGGCGGAGATGGCCCTGCAGCGGCGTCCCTATCCCTTTCTGCCCATCAGGCAGAAGAAGAAGCCGTCGGTTTCGGTCGACGCCGGCGTCAGCGTGACGGTCTTCATGTCGGCCGACCAGGGCTGCGGCTTGTCGGTTCCGAAAAGCGCCGCCCAGCTATCGGCAGCCGAGAGGATCTCGTATTCCGGATTGTCCTCACAGAAGCCGTAGACCTGCGACTCGTTTTCCTCCGGAAGCACGGAGCAGGTGACGTAGATCAGGTGACCGCCCGGGCGCACGAACTGGGCGGCGCCGGCGAGCGCTTCCTCCTGCTGCGCCAGCCGCTCCTCCAGGTTCTTTTGCGTGAGGCGCCATTTCGTGTCCGGGCGGCGCCGCCACGTCCCAGTGCCGGTGCAGGGTGCATCGACGAGTACCCGGTCGCAGCGGCCGACGAGGGAGCTGAGCGACTCGGCCGATTCATGCACCTGCACATTACGAGTGCCTGCGCGCTTCAGCCGTTCGATGATCGGCGCCAGCCGCTTGCGGTCGGCGTCGTAGGCGTGGACCTGGCCCTTGTTGTTCATCGCGGCCGACATCGCGAGCGTCTTGCCGCCGCCGCCGGCGCAATAGTCGAGCACCTGCTCGCCCTCTTGCGGCAAGACGAGATCGGCGACGATCTGCGAGCCCTCGTCCTGGACCTCGAACCAGCCCTTCTGGAAGGAGATTTCCGCCGTCACGTTCGGCAAGCGCGAGGCGCCCTCGCCGGCGGGGATGCGTACGCCATGGCGGGCGATCGCCGCGGGCTCCGCGCCGCTGCGCTCCAGCGCCTTCAACACCTTCTCGCGCGTCGCCTTCAGCGTGTTGACCCTGAGATCGAGCGTCGGCCGGCCGGCAAGCGCCTTCGCCTCGGCAAGCCAGTCGTCCGAGAAGTTCTCCTCGAAGGAGGGCTGAACCCATTCCGGTATATCGCCCTGCACGTAGAGCGGCGCATCTTCGAGCCGGCGCTCCCTGAAGGCCGTCATCATGGCTCCCGAAGGAGCCTCTGGGGCGAACTTGTCGTCCGCGAGCTCCGCCGCGAGAGCGTCGACGCTAAAGCCCCATTGCCGGTACATGACGGCGTGGCCAAGGGCCGTGGCGCTGTCGCTGTCCATGAGATAGGCGTGGGAGAGTTTCATCCGCAGCGCATCGTAGACGATGTTGCCGATGGCGGCGCGGTCGCCGGAGCCGGCGAAGCGATGGGAGAGGCCCCAATCCTTGAGCGCGTCGGCGACGGGGCGCTTTCGCTTTTCGATATCGTCAAGAACCTCGATGGCTCCCGAGAGCCTTCCGCCCAAACGCATCTTCGATGAACTCCTTTTTCGCCGTGGTAGCGGCGATGGCATCGAAGAGCAAGACGGCGGCCGCATTATGTGCGGGGCGATTGCCCGTGCAGGCCAGCCCGCCCGAGGGGCGGGCGGGCGCGTGATCGATCAGGAATTGATGACCTGGTAGCAGATGCTGGCGGTGCCGGAGCGGATCATGCCGATCCGGGAGGCGGCGGCCTTGGAGAGATCGATCACCCGGCCACGGATGAACGGGCCGCGATCGTTGATCCGCACGACGACGGACTTGCCGTTGCGCTTGTTCGTCACCTGCACCTTGGTGCCGAACTTCAGGCTGCGATGGGCGGCGGTCAGGTGGGCCGCGTTCATTCTTTCGCCGGACGCCGTTTTGGAGGAAAGCGCGTACCAGGATGCCCCGCCGCAACCGTTGCCTGCCGCCTGACTATCGGATGCCGAGACCAACCCCATCCCGACGGTGAATAGCGCTGCCGCGGCAGCAGTCTTGATTTTCGCTGGCTTCAAGCGATGCCCCCTTCGGTTTGAAGATGTTGTAAGTTCCCTTGCTGATCGAGCTAATTGGGGTCAAAAATGGCGAAAACGTGCTTCAACCGTTAAACTTTCATTAGGAATTATTGAAAAGCGGTAAAATTTAAAATGAGACATAGGTTTGAATTATTTTAGAAGGCTGTGCGAATCCCTTTGGAATCAGCAACTAAACGTTTCCGACGGCGCCCGGCGGCGGTGAGCTGGCCTTGGCATGAAAAAAAATCATTAAAAATTTCGATCCGCTTGAATTTTAATGAACCATGATGGTCGAAATTGCGCTACTATCGTCATGGTTGCATAAAAAGGCAAAGTATAGGCGGAATATTGACAGCAACGGCGTGTCAAGCTGAGTCGGCCGGAATCGTTACTTCCGCAAGTTCCTCCGAACATGCTTTTATCCGCAGACGATATTCTGACCGGAGAAGTGTAAGGGTGGTTCTACTGCTGCCGCCAGGCGCCCGTCGCCCATAGCTGTGCAAGCGAAACGCGATAGTTCGGGAAAGCGAATTCGAAGCCGGCGTTGCGGAGCCGCGCATTCGAAACACGCTTGTTCTCGCCGTAGAACGAGCGCGCCATCGGCGACATCTCGGCCTTCTCGAAGGGGATTTCCGGCAGCGGCTCGACGCCCATCAGCCGCGCGGCTTCGGCGACGACGTCCTGCGGCGGCGCGGGTTCGTCGTCGGTCACGTTGAAGACCCCGCCCATGCCGCGCTGAGCGAGGAAGGCCGTGGCGGCACCGATATCCTCGACGCGGATGCGGTTGAACACCTGGTTCGGCTTTATGATACGGCGCGCCGTGCCTTCGGCGAGGTTGCGGAAGGCGTTGCGGCCAGGCCCGTAAATACCGGCAAGCCTGAGCACCGCGACCGGAATGCCCTGCCTCGCGCCGTGTTCGAGCCAGGCATCTTCCGCCTCGACCCGCTCGCGGGAGCGCTCGGAGACGGGCTTGACCGGCGTGTCCTCGGTCACCCACGCGCCGCCGTGGTCGCCATAGACGCCGACGGTGGAAAGATAGCCTACCCATTCAAGCCTCGGCAGCAGCTGGCCAAGCGGCGGCGTGCCAGCGCGGAACATCGGGTCGCCGTCGCTTCCCGGCGCGATGGACTGGATGAGGTGCGTGGCCCTGCCCATGGCATCGGCAAGCTCTGGCGAAATCTCGTTTCCGCCGAAGAGCAGCGGCTCGATGCCGGCGGCCTTGAGGTCCGCGAGCTTCTCCGGCGAGCGGGTCGTTCCGGTTACCGATTGCGCGGCGGGTGCGAGCGCCTTGGCGATCGCCGTACCGGAGTAGCCGGCGCCAAGAATCAGGACATGCATCGGCTCACTCCTGCCATTTCCCATTCCGAAAGAACCTCGTTGTCGGTTTCAGGCCCGCATTGTCGGGCGAAGGCGGCTAGATCGCCCGGCGGCATCAGCTGCGAAAGCGCCCAGACCGCCATTCCCCTAACGGTCGGCGAAGCGTCGGCCGTGAGCGCCTTGCAGACCGGTATCAAGTTCTTCTCACCGGAATTGCCGGCCGCGATCAAGACATTTCTGATGAAGCGGTCGCGCCCGATGCGCTTCACCGGCGAGCCCGAGAAGAAGCTGCGAAAGGCTGCATCATCGAGCGTCAGAAGGAAGGAGAGCTCCGGTGCCCTGAGTTCCTCGCGCGCCTTGAGCTTCATTTCCGATGCCGACTGCGCGAACTTGTTCCACGGACAGACGGCAAGACAGTCGTCGCAGCCATAGATGCGGTTGCCGATCAGCGGGCGCAGTTCAGCCGCGATCGGACCCTTATGCTCGATCGTCAGGTAAGATATGCAGCGCCGCGCATCGATCTGATAGGGCGCCGGAAAGGCATTCGTCGGACAGATGTCGAGACAGGCCCGGCAGGAGCCGCAGTGGTCCCGCTCGGGTTCATCGAGGTCCAGATAGGCAGTCGTGAACAGGCTGCCGAGAAACAGCCAGGAGCCGAATTCGCGACTGACGAGATTGGTGTGCTTGCCCTGCCAGCCGATGCCGGCCTTTTCCGCAAGCGGCTTCTCCATGACCGGGGCGGTGTCGACGAAGACCTTCACGTCCTCGCCGGCGCGGGCGCCAAAGCGCGTCGCGATCTCCTTCAATCTGCCTTTGACGACATCATGATAGTCGCGGTTCTGGGCATAGACGGAGATCGCGCCGCGGTCGCGTCTGGCGAGAATTGCACGCGGATCATCTTCGGGACCATAGTTCATGCCGAAGAGGGCGATCGAACGGACATCGCCCCAGAGCACGCGCGGATCAGAGCGGCGCTCGGCCGTCTCGGCAAGCCAATCCATCGTGCCGTGACAGCCGGCGGCAAGGAATTGCCGCAGCCGATCCGGTGTATGCGGTATGGCGTCCGGGTGCGTGATACGACAGATGTCGAAGCCTTTGGCTGCGGCTTCCTCCTTCAGGAAGGCGGTGAGTGTCCGTCGTTTCCTGCCCTGGTTCTCCGCCTGTGCAGCGTCGCCGGGCATGATAATGTCCTTAGAAGTCAAGATCCGCATAATGCGAGACGGGGGTGACGCCGCGCACGCGCTCGGCAAGCAGCGGCCGGAAGGACGGGCGCGATTTGAGCCGCTGGTACCATTCCTTGGCGGCGGGGAATTCCGACCAGTCGATTTCACCGAGATAGTCGAGCACGGAGATCGCGGCGGCGGCGGCGAGATCCGCATAGGAGATGCGGTCACCAGCAAGCCAGGGCCGCGACCCGGCGAGCCAGGAGAGATATTTCATATGCTGGCGGATATTGCTGCGCGACGTGCGGAGGATCTTCGAGTCCGGCGCGCCGCCGCCCTGATCGGGGGTCATCTGCAGCTTGAAGATACGCTCGCGCACGAGCGGGCGCGTCACGTCGGCTTCCATTTTCTGCAGGAACCATTCGGTGAGCCGGCGGATTTCGGCGCGCTGGAAGGGATCCTCGGCCAAGAGCCGGCGGTCGCGCTTCATGATACCGCTGGTCTCGTCGAGATATTCCGAGATGATCGTCGCGCCGCACAGCGCGCGCATGCTGTCATCGACATAGACCGGCAGCGTACCGGCCGGATTCAGCGCCAGAAAGTCCCGGCGGTTCTCCCAAGGCTGTTCCTCGCTCAGTTCCGTCTGATAGCCATATTCTGAGAGAATAAGGCGTACGAACCGCGAGGCGGAGGACATGGGGTGATGATACAGTGTCGGCATCGATGATCAGATTGCAGCTGTTTTCGGGGATGTCAGCGTCGCGGCATATGCAACTGGCCACGGCTTGCTACAACGAGCTATAGGTAGTTGCGGTGGCAAACACAAGAGAATCGACTTTCTCCTCCCAAATCCAAGTATATCAGGAACTTCTCATACATGGCGGATCAATCGATCGTAAGCGCGCTCGTTCTCGGGCTCATTGAAGGGCTGACGGAGTTCATCCCGGTCTCGTCGACGGCGCATGTGCTGCTCGCCGGACACTTCCTCGGATTCCGGTCGCCCGGAAATACGTTCGCTGTTCTTATCCAGCTCGGCGCCATACTGGCGATCCTGCTCGTCTATTTCCAAAAGCTCCTGTCGATCGCGCTCGCCCTGCCGACGAGCATCAAGGCTCGACGCTTTGTCTTCTCGGTTCTGCTCGCCTTCCTGCCTGCGGCGCTCATCGGCGCGGCGGCGCATGGCTTTATCAAGTCGGTTCTTTTTGAAACACCGATGCTGATCTGCATCGTGCTGATCGTCGGCGGCATCATCCTCTACGCCATCGATCACCTGCCGCTCTCGCCGCGCTACACCGATGTCTTCGACTATCCGCCGTCGCTGGCGCTGAAGATCGGCCTGTTCCAGTGCCTGGCGATGATCCCGGGGACGTCGCGCTCCGGCGCCACCATTGCCGGCGCCCTGCTGATGGGGACCGACAAGCGTTCGGCCGCGGAATTTTCCTTCTTCCTCGCCATGCCGACCATGCTGGGCGCTTTCACGATCGATCTTTACAAGAACCGCGACGCGCTCTCCTTCGACGATGTCGGTCTGATCGCCGTCGGCTTCATCGCTGCCTTCGTCGCCGGGATTTTCGTCGTGCGTTCGCTGCTCGACTTCGTCTCGCACCGCGGCTTCACGCCTTTCGCGATCTGGCGCGTCGTCGTCGGCACCGCCGGGCTCATCGGCCTTTGGCTGTTCGGATAGTGAAAAAAATAAAGCCGCATGCGTTTCTTGCGAAACGCATGCGGCCCCTGGCCCCCGCCAATAAACTGAAATTCCTGCCTCTTATCCGCGCCCGGAACCTCGAGGCACGGCCCGGCTTCACTCGCCGGAAAGATCGACCGAAGCCGTCGTGCACGGGTCCACGCCATAGGCCGGCGCGCAGCCCTTGCTGCTGCTCGCGACGGTGCCCGGTGCCATGAATGAGCCAGCCAAAATGATCAGTGCCGCAGACGCAAAAAAAATTGCGATCGACTTGCCCATGGAACGTTGTGCCTTTCGACTATGATGTTGGCACCGGCTGCGCTCGCCGAGCGAGGGGTGCGAGCGGTGTTTATTCGCCGGATATGTCATGATCAATATCAGCGCATGCTGAATCTGCGGTAAACACTATTCGGATTTTCAACTGCGGCAGAACTGCAACAATGTTGCTTCGAGGCCACAGGGGACGTCATAGAAAAATGCCGCCGGCGAGGGCCGGCGGCGGAAAAGTCGCGTTTACGATGGCTCAGGCGGAGCGCCCGGTGCCCGTGTACTGTCCCTGCGGGCGATAGCGCACCAGATAGGTGGGCAGGATCGGATCGAGCATCGTCGGCTTGATGCCTATGCCGGCAAGCGTCCGTCCCTCGGCCTCGGCCTCGGCGGAGACGACATTGTCGGTTTTCAGCAACACCACCTGATCGGCCGTGAGCGGCGGCGTGATGAAGGGCACGAGCGAGGCGACGCTTCCCATGAGCGACGCGATGCCGAAGGGGATCGACACGAAGCGGCGCTTGCGGTCGATCGTCTTCAGCGTGATCTCGAGACACTCGCGGAAGGAGAGCACCTGCGGCCCGCCGAGTTCGTAGATCGTGCCGCCCTTGAGCTTGCCGTCGACGGAGCGGGCAACGGCCTCGGCGACATCGGCCACGTAGACCGGCTGGAACTTCGTATGGCCGCCGCCGACGAGCGGCAGGACGGGCGACAAGCGTGCCATGCCGGCG includes:
- a CDS encoding magnesium transporter CorA family protein, with protein sequence MLRIYKSQNSHLVLVDLLDGLASQEPVIWFDLFSPSSDEVRLVEDRLGIAIPTRDEMQEIELSDRLYQEDGAEFMTMTATAKLDSDYPVKVPVTFILKGTTLVTVRHADPKPFQIYANRIQKPNGAVCETGELVMLGLLEAMIDRTADALERAGSDIDAISREVFRKSNASATKKTRDLQSLIEQIGQKGDLLTVIRESLVSIGRLVAYHVALEGSTPRKAAKESRQRVKLIQRDAASLGDHALFLSNKINFLLDATLGLINLEQNQIIKIFSVAAVVFLPPTLVASIYGMNFEAMPELHWKLGYPFGLGAMVISALLPYLYFKRRGWL
- a CDS encoding imelysin family protein encodes the protein MRLALRLALGLLLFAAVAAPAPAQEGGALSPRVVDETAVSGVMAKAVDGFILPGYRNLAETTKSLSEATAALCKAPSAASLEAARSAFSGVVQSWSAIEIIRLGPTLEQNRFERFLFYPDRKSTGLKQVQAILAKGNESATQAETLKAKSVAVQGLGALEYVLYGTGAETLSGKQGDFRCRYGLAISENLDTIAGELLAEWEKPDGIQAAWKRPGPGNPLFRDNKEAATELLGVLVHGVEMVKDQRLRPFYAGAVDGRRDRGDPRLAIYWRSVNTMPSVSANFRALQKLFDTAGMESLLPADSRSIAGSINFLFKALISAADRINGPIDAALADERQRSTLDFIALNTADLTDRLNRDFGGAIGLGAGFSFADGD
- a CDS encoding SDR family oxidoreductase; amino-acid sequence: MHVLILGAGYSGTAIAKALAPAAQSVTGTTRSPEKLADLKAAGIEPLLFGGNEISPELADAMGRATHLIQSIAPGSDGDPMFRAGTPPLGQLLPRLEWVGYLSTVGVYGDHGGAWVTEDTPVKPVSERSRERVEAEDAWLEHGARQGIPVAVLRLAGIYGPGRNAFRNLAEGTARRIIKPNQVFNRIRVEDIGAATAFLAQRGMGGVFNVTDDEPAPPQDVVAEAARLMGVEPLPEIPFEKAEMSPMARSFYGENKRVSNARLRNAGFEFAFPNYRVSLAQLWATGAWRQQ
- a CDS encoding imelysin family protein produces the protein MSKNFIRGAALALMTATSALALQPAHAATDAAAVVKHYAAIAHAKYEDALTTAEALDKAVDALIATPSEATLKAAREAWLKARNPYQETEVYRFGNTIVDEWEGKVNAWPLDEGLIDYVDPSYGTESDENALFVANVIANKTIKIDGKDVDATNITPEFLSGTLQEAAGIEANVATGYHAIEFLLWGQDLNGTGAGAGNRPYTDFDTKACTNGNCDRRVAYLKAASSLLVSDLKEMAANWAPDGAATKAVEADHKAGLAAILTGMGSLSYGELAGERMKLGLLLHDPEEEHDCFSDDTHNSHLHDAIGIQSAYTGEYTRVDGSKLTGASLSELVAAKDAALDKEMKDNLAATVEKMQAMAKRAETVEAYDQMIGEGNAEGNATVQAAIDGLIAQAKTVERVIAALDLGTIELEGSDSLDNPGAVFQ
- the queG gene encoding tRNA epoxyqueuosine(34) reductase QueG, encoding MPGDAAQAENQGRKRRTLTAFLKEEAAAKGFDICRITHPDAIPHTPDRLRQFLAAGCHGTMDWLAETAERRSDPRVLWGDVRSIALFGMNYGPEDDPRAILARRDRGAISVYAQNRDYHDVVKGRLKEIATRFGARAGEDVKVFVDTAPVMEKPLAEKAGIGWQGKHTNLVSREFGSWLFLGSLFTTAYLDLDEPERDHCGSCRACLDICPTNAFPAPYQIDARRCISYLTIEHKGPIAAELRPLIGNRIYGCDDCLAVCPWNKFAQSASEMKLKAREELRAPELSFLLTLDDAAFRSFFSGSPVKRIGRDRFIRNVLIAAGNSGEKNLIPVCKALTADASPTVRGMAVWALSQLMPPGDLAAFARQCGPETDNEVLSEWEMAGVSRCMS
- a CDS encoding RsmB/NOP family class I SAM-dependent RNA methyltransferase; its protein translation is MRLGGRLSGAIEVLDDIEKRKRPVADALKDWGLSHRFAGSGDRAAIGNIVYDALRMKLSHAYLMDSDSATALGHAVMYRQWGFSVDALAAELADDKFAPEAPSGAMMTAFRERRLEDAPLYVQGDIPEWVQPSFEENFSDDWLAEAKALAGRPTLDLRVNTLKATREKVLKALERSGAEPAAIARHGVRIPAGEGASRLPNVTAEISFQKGWFEVQDEGSQIVADLVLPQEGEQVLDYCAGGGGKTLAMSAAMNNKGQVHAYDADRKRLAPIIERLKRAGTRNVQVHESAESLSSLVGRCDRVLVDAPCTGTGTWRRRPDTKWRLTQKNLEERLAQQEEALAGAAQFVRPGGHLIYVTCSVLPEENESQVYGFCEDNPEYEILSAADSWAALFGTDKPQPWSADMKTVTLTPASTETDGFFFCLMGRKG
- a CDS encoding di-heme oxidoredictase family protein translates to MNVTARLLALPLAALIGLASTVVAIGKDAGPAARAEADQLATAKIRKAGVDIPLCPAGHRPHKGGDWPEAEPCPIVSSQVPKAPNSAARAQREWSSGTSPLADLSACGGDARQGRGGCERDDLSEQDLERVLKVTRPTTGFSKAEQFEALPGGATTTLAPIDRQVFSQFSANLPFEDEQNFKLGKALFEKLWVSSPSSTQASDGLGPLYNARACESCHPRDGRGRPPEGATDATSMFYRLARAPRDDAERRMIASYEALNFPDPVYGAQLQDSAVPGLAAEGRVRIAYTEEPVTLAGGETISLRKPHYSVGDLGYGAMDPTTTLSPRVASPMIGMGLIEAIHEADILARADPDDRDGDGISGRPALVRDGKTGRVTLGRFGWKAQNPTVRQQSADAFAIDLGISTPDLKLSHGDCTAGQQDCLKLPTGVQPRLGAVEAPTPVLDLVAFYSSNLAVPARRRASFPETLKGKRLFYEAGCAACHTPKFVTRRDAPHKEQAFQLIWPYSDFLLHDMGAGLADGQQVGLANGREWRTPPLWGIGLTRTVSGHSFLLHDGRARDLSEAILWHGGEAEKARDAFAAMREGDRKALITFLESL
- a CDS encoding septal ring lytic transglycosylase RlpA family protein, with protein sequence MKPAKIKTAAAAALFTVGMGLVSASDSQAAGNGCGGASWYALSSKTASGERMNAAHLTAAHRSLKFGTKVQVTNKRNGKSVVVRINDRGPFIRGRVIDLSKAAASRIGMIRSGTASICYQVINS